The Procambarus clarkii isolate CNS0578487 chromosome 57, FALCON_Pclarkii_2.0, whole genome shotgun sequence genome has a segment encoding these proteins:
- the LOC138353366 gene encoding S-antigen protein-like: MRGSRNSFCSRVVVMGGHEDKKEGWKREKGGSVCWEKGGSVCWEKGGSVCWEKGGSVCWEKGGSVCWEKEGQYAGRREDQYAGRREDQYAGRKKDSMLGEGKISMLGEGRISMLGEGRISMLGEGRISMLGEGRISMLGERRTVCWEKGGSVCWEKGGSVCWEKEGQYAGRREDQYAGRREDQYAGRREDQYAGRREDQYAGRREDQYAGRREDQYAERREDQYAERREDQYAGRTGCLRSSHRHPGIRHIMPVINKPLNLPPSTIDLLTSTNPT; this comes from the coding sequence ATGCGTGGGTCACGTAATTCCTTCTGTTCTCGAGTGGTAGTCATGGGAGGACACGAGGAtaagaaggaaggatggaagagggagaagggaggatCAGTATGCTGGGAGAAGGGAGGATCAGTATGCTGGGAGAAGGGAGGATCAGTATGCTGGGAGAAGGGAGGATCAGTATGCTGGGAGAAGGGAGGATCAGTATGCTGGGAGAAAGAAGGACAGTATGCTGGGAGAAGGGAGGATCAGTATGCTGGGAGAAGGGAGGATCAGTATGCTGGGAGAAAGAAGGACAGTATGCTGGGAGAAGGGAAGATCAGTATGCTGGGAGAAGGGAGGATCAGTATGCTGGGAGAAGGGAGGATCAGTATGCTGGGAGAAGGGAGGATCAGTATGCTGGGAGAAGGGAGGATCAGTATGCTGGGAGAAAGAAGGACAGTATGCTGGGAGAAGGGAGGATCAGTATGCTGGGAGAAGGGAGGATCAGTATGCTGGGAGAAAGAAGGACAGTATGCTGGGAGAAGGGAAGATCAGTATGCTGGGAGAAGGGAGGATCAGTATGCTGGGAGAAGGGAGGATCAGTATGCTGGGAGAAGGGAGGATCAGTATGCTGGGAGAAGGGAAGATCAGTATGCTGGGAGAAGGGAGGATCAGTATGCTGAGAGAAGGGAGGATCAGTATGCTGAGAGAAGGGAGGATCAGTATGCTGGGAGAACAGGTTGCCTGCGCAGCTCCCACCGCCACCCTGGGATACGACACATAATGCCAGTCATTAATAAGCCCTTaaacctgccaccctccacaatagACCTCCTGACATCAACAAATCCCACGTGA